In Fimbriiglobus ruber, a genomic segment contains:
- a CDS encoding SCO family protein — protein sequence MTRTAGIALTLAILLAAPAAAQRLGVGSYGKAPMPGEKGPLSPENIGFDQKIGAAVPLDQELYDHDGKVVTLRSLAAGKPTILVLAYYRCPKLCNEVLTSLLDALKDVRRDDPKNVAGGPFNVVAISIDPREGPALARVKRESYLREYDGRSPDQPGWWFLTASHGQGTDIKTADQSVHALADAIGFRYSLRYRMREYHYGADTGAWTTATGDPLRDQPRDYDYGHASGITFLTPDGRVSSYLLGINYQAADVKVALATAGAGKTGGLVPKELAEKLPACFVYDEVTGKYRPTMLALAIVSAPVFLLVLFIAGRTVRRGLRETPLTPPPEVLARLAAPQTVPPTTHAAPAANG from the coding sequence ATGACCCGCACCGCCGGTATCGCCCTGACCCTCGCGATCCTGCTCGCCGCACCCGCCGCGGCGCAGCGGCTCGGGGTGGGTTCGTACGGCAAGGCGCCGATGCCGGGCGAAAAGGGACCGCTGTCGCCGGAGAACATCGGATTCGATCAGAAGATCGGGGCGGCCGTGCCGCTCGACCAGGAGCTGTACGACCACGACGGCAAGGTCGTGACCCTGCGGTCTCTGGCCGCGGGCAAGCCGACGATCCTGGTCCTGGCCTACTACCGCTGCCCGAAGCTGTGTAACGAGGTGCTGACCAGCCTTCTCGACGCGCTCAAGGACGTCCGCCGGGACGACCCGAAGAACGTCGCCGGCGGGCCGTTCAACGTCGTCGCGATCAGCATCGACCCGCGCGAGGGGCCGGCCCTGGCCCGGGTGAAGCGTGAGTCCTACCTCCGCGAGTACGACGGCCGCTCGCCCGACCAACCGGGCTGGTGGTTCCTGACCGCCAGCCACGGGCAGGGGACCGACATCAAGACCGCCGACCAGTCGGTCCACGCCCTGGCGGACGCGATCGGGTTCCGGTACAGCCTGCGGTACCGGATGCGGGAATACCACTACGGCGCCGACACCGGCGCCTGGACGACCGCGACCGGCGACCCGCTCCGCGACCAGCCCCGGGACTACGACTACGGGCACGCCAGCGGGATCACGTTCCTGACGCCGGACGGCCGGGTGTCGAGCTACCTGCTCGGCATCAACTACCAGGCGGCCGACGTGAAGGTCGCCCTCGCCACCGCCGGCGCCGGCAAGACCGGCGGGCTGGTCCCGAAGGAACTGGCCGAGAAGCTACCGGCGTGCTTCGTGTACGACGAGGTGACCGGGAAGTACCGGCCCACGATGTTGGCCCTCGCGATCGTGTCCGCGCCGGTGTTCTTGTTGGTGTTGTTCATCGCGGGCCGGACCGTCCGGCGGGGGCTCCGGGAGACCCCCCTGACGCCGCCGCCCGAAGTGCTCGCGCGGCTCGCCGCGCCCCAAACCGTACCCCCGACCACCCACGCCGCCCCCGCGGCGAATGGCTAG
- the coxB gene encoding cytochrome c oxidase subunit II — protein sequence MLASIEIPFLPPQATEFAKESDLLFWYINAVVLVASIVVYGMLTYFCFAYARKSPTDKTPRILGSTKLEVAWSVIPLIFFLSFFVWGTKLYSEQLKTPQDAPEYFVVGKQWMWKIQHPDGQREINELHLPVDTTVKVTGTSEDVIHDFGIPAFRSKMDVVPGRNTTTWYKPTLVGTYHIFCDQYCGQGHSQMVGKVHVLSQADYESWKEGSFRIREGKNVVDGSPAWEGRKLFLKLQCHACHNAENNARAPRLEAMYGTTRPLQGGTLQKFDDEYIRQSVRNPMAKVAEGWKPIMPAFPLDKVDEIELRNLTAFIKSLKPGDLPRRTEQFPAPVGAPTTATEGGSK from the coding sequence ATGCTCGCTTCCATCGAAATTCCGTTCCTGCCGCCGCAGGCGACGGAGTTCGCGAAAGAGTCCGACCTGCTGTTCTGGTACATCAACGCCGTCGTGCTGGTCGCGTCGATCGTCGTGTACGGAATGCTGACGTACTTCTGCTTCGCGTACGCGCGGAAATCGCCGACCGACAAGACCCCGCGGATCCTCGGGTCGACCAAGCTCGAAGTCGCCTGGTCCGTGATCCCGCTCATTTTCTTCCTGTCGTTCTTCGTCTGGGGGACGAAGCTGTACAGCGAGCAGCTCAAGACGCCGCAGGACGCCCCCGAATACTTCGTCGTCGGCAAGCAGTGGATGTGGAAGATCCAGCACCCGGACGGGCAGCGGGAGATCAACGAACTCCACCTCCCGGTCGACACCACGGTCAAGGTGACGGGCACGTCCGAGGACGTGATCCACGACTTCGGTATCCCGGCGTTCCGGAGCAAGATGGACGTCGTCCCCGGCCGGAACACGACGACGTGGTACAAGCCGACCCTTGTTGGCACGTACCACATCTTCTGCGACCAATACTGTGGCCAGGGGCACTCCCAGATGGTGGGCAAGGTCCACGTGCTCAGCCAGGCCGATTACGAGTCGTGGAAAGAGGGCTCGTTCCGCATCCGCGAGGGGAAGAACGTGGTGGACGGGTCGCCCGCGTGGGAAGGCCGCAAGCTGTTCCTGAAGCTCCAGTGCCACGCCTGCCACAACGCCGAGAACAACGCCCGCGCCCCGCGGCTCGAAGCCATGTACGGGACGACCCGCCCGCTCCAGGGTGGGACGCTGCAGAAGTTCGACGACGAGTACATCCGCCAGTCGGTCCGCAACCCGATGGCGAAGGTCGCGGAGGGGTGGAAGCCGATCATGCCGGCCTTCCCGCTCGACAAGGTGGACGAGATCGAACTCCGGAACCTGACCGCGTTCATCAAATCACTTAAGCCCGGAGACCTGCCGCGGCGGACCGAGCAGTTCCCGGCCCCGGTCGGTGCCCCGACCACGGCGACGGAAGGAGGGTCTAAATAG
- a CDS encoding cytochrome c oxidase subunit 3, whose translation MAASATAHAGEVNQAPVAHHFDNLLQQQATVRFGMWLFLITEVLFFAGVICAYTVYRIWYPREFEAGSAALNVGIASVNTFLLLASSLTITLGIRACYEGSAGRLRLWILATMVLGTAFLGLKMREYYLDYEEGLIPSQAKFVEWVPDGNGQFVPVHRSVFGEAVKKALEKEHVKTDNVNFDRVQLFFMFYYVMTGLHVLHMVVGLGLLLWQYILASTGFFNYPQRYIYIEVMSLYWHFVDIVWIFLVPLLYLAGHHTFEQAVEGFKQALGMTH comes from the coding sequence GTGGCAGCTAGTGCGACCGCCCACGCGGGCGAGGTGAACCAGGCGCCCGTCGCCCACCACTTCGACAACCTGCTCCAGCAGCAGGCGACGGTCCGGTTCGGGATGTGGCTCTTCCTCATCACCGAAGTCCTGTTCTTCGCCGGGGTGATCTGCGCGTACACCGTGTACCGCATCTGGTACCCCCGCGAGTTCGAGGCCGGCAGCGCCGCCCTGAACGTCGGCATCGCCTCGGTGAATACGTTCCTGCTGCTCGCCAGCAGCCTGACGATCACCCTCGGCATCCGCGCCTGCTACGAGGGGTCGGCCGGCCGCCTCCGCCTCTGGATTCTGGCCACGATGGTCCTCGGGACCGCGTTCCTCGGCCTCAAGATGCGCGAGTACTACCTCGACTACGAGGAAGGGCTGATCCCGAGCCAGGCCAAGTTCGTGGAGTGGGTGCCCGACGGAAACGGGCAGTTTGTTCCGGTACACAGGTCCGTGTTCGGCGAGGCCGTGAAGAAGGCGCTCGAAAAGGAACACGTCAAGACCGATAACGTGAATTTCGACCGGGTGCAGCTGTTCTTCATGTTCTACTACGTCATGACGGGGCTCCACGTCCTGCACATGGTCGTCGGCCTGGGCCTGCTCTTGTGGCAGTACATCCTGGCCAGCACCGGGTTCTTCAACTACCCGCAGCGGTACATCTACATCGAGGTCATGAGCCTGTACTGGCACTTCGTCGACATCGTGTGGATCTTCCTGGTCCCGCTGCTGTACCTGGCCGGGCACCACACCTTCGAGCAGGCGGTCGAGGGGTTCAAACAGGCCTTGGGCATGACCCACTAG
- a CDS encoding cytochrome C oxidase subunit IV family protein, with amino-acid sequence MSALKETVFEKDEHKVPPTSASLTTFVVLAVLAAVQLAVGFSDLGPLKVLANLLIAGVQTSVLGLFFMDVKQGDKLTWLCIGASVFWTGLMFLFILTDYLTRHYAAY; translated from the coding sequence GTGAGCGCACTGAAAGAAACCGTCTTCGAGAAAGACGAGCACAAGGTTCCCCCGACGAGCGCCTCCCTGACCACGTTCGTCGTGCTGGCGGTCCTGGCGGCCGTCCAACTGGCCGTCGGGTTCTCGGACCTCGGGCCGCTCAAGGTGCTCGCCAACCTGCTGATCGCGGGCGTCCAGACCAGCGTCCTGGGCTTGTTCTTCATGGACGTGAAGCAGGGTGACAAGTTGACGTGGCTCTGCATCGGGGCGTCCGTCTTCTGGACCGGCCTGATGTTCCTGTTCATCCTCACCGACTACCTGACGCGGCACTACGCGGCGTACTGA
- a CDS encoding cytochrome c → MNDGLWTESTADGQESAARPWDVRGASGREMGRVRGRSWSGVGSRVAGGCLALSFSVAALIAFLSGCSRDGDAGGGYDPSWRYPLRADPIVVRAPVAQPPDRAPAGKLDEVIATFPSLGGKLIDTKTLPDDRKQALTAALDELFGTPAAPTVSSAVGGSTDIPGTDLSPGFLAVGSRVYRRLCNQCHGMTGDGRGPSGQWIYPCPRDVRQGVFKIATAGPKPRIDALVRLLRQGVPGTPMPVFDLIPDEDVRAVTAYVVHLSLRGEVEFRVTRAMLDETGEADVSDVAAECRGTLAKLLTQWAAAQSAPPPPEVPADPVDAKDAGYQESVRRGHALFTDEKLGCVKCHQDYGRKDVYLYDVWGGTARAADLTRGEFRWGRDPTTLAARVRHGIPASGMPAAPADLTAEQVIDLVRFVGAAGFPQRLPENVRSQVKN, encoded by the coding sequence GTGAACGACGGGCTGTGGACGGAGTCCACGGCCGACGGCCAAGAATCGGCGGCGCGACCGTGGGACGTGCGCGGCGCGTCTGGACGGGAAATGGGACGGGTTCGCGGACGATCGTGGAGCGGGGTCGGTTCCCGGGTGGCCGGGGGCTGCCTCGCTCTGTCGTTTAGCGTTGCCGCGTTGATCGCATTTCTGTCGGGCTGCAGCCGCGACGGGGACGCTGGTGGCGGGTACGACCCGAGCTGGCGTTACCCACTCCGAGCCGACCCGATCGTCGTCCGCGCGCCGGTCGCCCAACCGCCTGACCGGGCGCCGGCCGGAAAGCTCGACGAGGTCATCGCCACGTTCCCGTCGCTCGGCGGCAAGCTGATCGACACCAAGACGCTGCCCGACGACCGCAAGCAGGCCCTCACCGCCGCGCTCGACGAGCTGTTCGGCACGCCGGCCGCCCCGACCGTTTCATCAGCCGTCGGCGGCAGCACGGACATCCCTGGCACCGACTTGTCCCCAGGATTTTTGGCGGTTGGGAGTCGCGTTTACCGGCGGTTGTGTAACCAGTGCCACGGGATGACCGGCGACGGCCGCGGGCCGAGTGGGCAGTGGATTTACCCTTGCCCGCGCGACGTCCGCCAGGGCGTGTTCAAAATCGCGACGGCCGGACCCAAGCCGCGGATTGACGCCCTCGTCCGCTTACTCCGTCAGGGCGTTCCCGGGACGCCGATGCCGGTGTTCGACCTGATCCCGGACGAAGACGTCCGGGCGGTAACGGCCTACGTCGTACACCTGAGCCTCCGCGGGGAGGTCGAGTTCCGCGTCACCCGTGCGATGCTCGACGAAACTGGCGAGGCCGACGTTAGCGATGTAGCGGCCGAGTGTCGCGGCACCCTGGCGAAGCTGCTGACCCAGTGGGCCGCGGCCCAGTCCGCCCCGCCGCCGCCCGAGGTGCCCGCCGACCCGGTCGACGCGAAGGACGCCGGTTATCAGGAGTCGGTCCGCCGCGGGCACGCCTTGTTCACCGACGAAAAACTCGGGTGCGTGAAGTGTCACCAGGACTACGGCCGCAAGGATGTTTACCTGTACGACGTGTGGGGCGGGACGGCCCGGGCCGCCGACCTGACCCGCGGCGAGTTCCGCTGGGGCCGTGACCCGACCACCCTCGCGGCCCGCGTTCGCCACGGCATCCCCGCGTCCGGAATGCCGGCCGCGCCCGCGGACCTGACGGCCGAGCAGGTGATCGACCTCGTGCGGTTTGTGGGCGCAGCCGGGTTTCCGCAGCGACTGCCGGAAAATGTGCGAAGCCAAGTTAAGAATTAA
- the cyoE gene encoding heme o synthase encodes MRASAMATVEPITETVVPKLRVADYVELTKPRIATMALVTVAVGFLLGAPTAEFRADLLVHTLIGAGMVAAGGSALNHWLERRADARMHRTANRPLPAGRVTPAEVVAFGVALGVGGVAYLALMLPSPAAAIAAALTGVLYVAVYTPLKRMTTWNTVIGAVPGALPPVIGWCAARGDVTPQVWSLFAILFVWQLPHFYSIAWLYRHDYARGGMKMLPVLDHSDGRLTGWATALTCGVLLFVTAAPTAVGAAGWVYLVGAIPFAVWFLARCVRFAMVRNDRTARTVLRGSLVYLLGVMALLVADGVLPRYLGN; translated from the coding sequence ATGAGAGCGTCCGCAATGGCCACCGTCGAACCGATTACCGAGACCGTCGTGCCCAAGTTGCGCGTGGCCGATTACGTCGAACTGACCAAGCCCCGGATCGCGACGATGGCGCTCGTCACCGTCGCCGTCGGGTTCCTGCTCGGCGCCCCGACGGCCGAGTTCCGGGCGGACCTCCTCGTCCACACGCTGATCGGCGCGGGGATGGTGGCGGCCGGTGGCAGCGCGCTGAACCACTGGCTCGAACGCCGGGCCGACGCCCGGATGCACCGGACCGCGAACCGGCCCCTCCCGGCCGGCCGCGTAACGCCGGCCGAGGTGGTCGCGTTCGGCGTCGCCCTCGGCGTGGGTGGGGTGGCGTACCTCGCGTTGATGTTGCCTTCGCCCGCGGCGGCCATCGCGGCGGCCCTGACCGGCGTGCTGTACGTCGCCGTGTACACCCCGCTCAAGCGGATGACGACGTGGAACACGGTCATCGGTGCGGTCCCCGGGGCGCTGCCGCCGGTGATCGGCTGGTGCGCGGCCCGCGGGGACGTGACGCCGCAGGTCTGGTCGCTGTTCGCGATCCTGTTCGTGTGGCAGCTGCCGCACTTCTACTCGATCGCCTGGCTCTACCGCCACGACTATGCGCGGGGCGGGATGAAAATGCTCCCCGTCCTCGACCACAGCGACGGTCGACTGACCGGCTGGGCCACGGCGCTGACGTGCGGAGTGTTGCTATTCGTGACCGCCGCCCCGACCGCGGTGGGGGCGGCCGGGTGGGTCTATCTGGTCGGCGCGATTCCGTTCGCGGTCTGGTTCCTGGCCCGGTGCGTGCGCTTCGCGATGGTGCGGAACGATCGGACCGCCCGGACGGTCCTGCGCGGGTCACTGGTTTACCTACTCGGCGTGATGGCCCTCCTCGTCGCCGACGGCGTTCTGCCTCGTTACCTCGGAAACTGA
- a CDS encoding SCO family protein, with translation MSDVVAKEPRTSRLARLLLPLFFLIGIGSLVAAFLLPVPGRRLPDSGQQTTTSTSDATADVPDFTFTERNGQPVSKADLRGKVWVASFVFVRCLGPCPSVSATMARLQAELDLAHQPDLRLVSFTIDPDRDTPGELKKYADKFHADANRWLFLTGKEADVHRLATNGFQVLAKRSPLEKPKEGQEFDHSTYLMVVDKQGRIRGRFEGFRGEHDPDGQHYEASLARLKETVGALLRE, from the coding sequence ATGTCCGACGTTGTGGCGAAAGAACCCCGGACGAGCCGCCTGGCCAGATTGCTGCTGCCGCTCTTCTTCCTGATCGGCATCGGGAGTCTGGTGGCCGCGTTCCTGCTGCCGGTGCCCGGAAGGCGGCTGCCGGATTCCGGGCAGCAAACGACGACTTCCACCTCGGACGCGACTGCGGACGTTCCCGACTTCACGTTCACCGAGCGGAACGGCCAACCGGTGTCGAAGGCCGACTTGCGGGGCAAGGTGTGGGTCGCGTCGTTCGTGTTCGTGCGGTGTCTCGGCCCGTGCCCGAGCGTGAGCGCGACGATGGCCCGATTGCAGGCGGAACTCGACCTCGCCCACCAACCCGACTTGCGCCTCGTGTCGTTCACCATCGATCCGGATCGGGACACGCCGGGCGAATTGAAGAAGTACGCGGACAAGTTTCACGCGGACGCGAACCGGTGGCTCTTCCTGACCGGCAAAGAAGCCGACGTTCACCGACTCGCGACGAACGGGTTCCAGGTTCTTGCCAAGCGGTCCCCGCTGGAGAAGCCGAAAGAAGGGCAGGAGTTCGACCACAGCACGTACCTGATGGTCGTGGACAAACAGGGACGAATCCGCGGCCGGTTCGAAGGCTTCCGCGGCGAACACGACCCCGATGGGCAACATTACGAAGCGAGCCTCGCGCGGCTCAAGGAAACAGTCGGGGCGCTGCTGCGGGAGTAG
- a CDS encoding lysophospholipid acyltransferase family protein, with the protein MKIRNPHMVRAAGWLAVRCVKTVYQTLRVETKVLGDTIHPVAVIPSDRRYAYVVWHENLALACVAIGHPNVAVLISRHADAQILGSLISAIGMGMVHGSTNHDGKSRGGVEAVRQIVNGTAGRQHLGITPDGPRGPRRVVQPGVVYVASRTGMELIPVGIGYDRPWRVKSWDRFAIPRPFTQAKIILGSPMRVPPGLRSAGLDEYRLILQAEMDRLSGFAEAWAETGRLDPAATTLPEPSIPFPAKPVPAFVYGRNAA; encoded by the coding sequence ATGAAAATTCGAAACCCTCACATGGTCCGGGCCGCCGGCTGGCTGGCCGTGCGGTGCGTGAAGACTGTCTACCAGACCCTCCGCGTCGAGACCAAAGTCCTCGGCGATACGATCCACCCGGTGGCCGTGATCCCCTCCGATCGCCGGTACGCTTACGTCGTCTGGCACGAGAATCTGGCTCTCGCGTGCGTCGCCATAGGCCACCCGAACGTTGCCGTCCTCATCAGCAGGCATGCGGACGCTCAGATCCTCGGGTCGCTCATTTCGGCGATCGGCATGGGAATGGTTCACGGGTCGACGAACCACGACGGCAAGAGTCGCGGCGGCGTCGAAGCCGTCCGGCAGATCGTCAACGGGACGGCGGGCCGCCAGCACCTCGGGATCACTCCGGACGGCCCCCGGGGGCCGCGGCGGGTGGTGCAACCTGGCGTCGTCTATGTCGCATCGCGAACGGGGATGGAACTAATTCCCGTCGGCATCGGATACGACCGCCCGTGGCGGGTCAAGAGTTGGGACCGGTTCGCCATTCCCCGTCCGTTCACCCAGGCGAAAATCATTCTCGGCAGCCCGATGCGCGTCCCGCCGGGGCTGCGGTCGGCGGGGTTGGACGAATACCGGCTGATCCTTCAGGCCGAGATGGACCGCCTCTCGGGCTTCGCCGAGGCGTGGGCCGAGACCGGCCGCCTCGACCCGGCCGCCACCACCCTGCCCGAGCCGTCCATCCCCTTCCCGGCCAAGCCCGTCCCGGCATTCGTGTACGGCCGCAACGCGGCGTGA
- the dapF gene encoding diaminopimelate epimerase codes for MRFTKMHGIGNDYVYVNCFAEKMPADPAALSIKVADRHFGIGGDGLILICPSEKADARMRMFNADGSESEMCGNGLRCVAKYVYDHGIARKPRLQLETGRGVLTVDLEVKNDKVARVRVNMGEPILEPARIPTTFGGTQVVDAPLTVGGQTYAVTCVSMGNPHAVIYIPDAAAVPLEAVGPGLETAPVFPRRANIHFVQVHSPNEVTMRTWERGSGITLACGTGACGVCVAGVLTGRTGRKLLAHLPGGDLELEWSAADNNVYMTGPATEVFSGDWAD; via the coding sequence ATGCGCTTCACCAAAATGCACGGGATCGGGAACGACTACGTTTACGTCAACTGCTTTGCCGAGAAGATGCCGGCCGATCCGGCCGCGCTCAGCATCAAAGTCGCCGACCGGCACTTCGGCATCGGCGGGGACGGCCTCATCCTCATCTGCCCGAGTGAGAAGGCCGACGCCCGGATGCGGATGTTCAACGCGGACGGGTCCGAGTCCGAGATGTGCGGCAACGGCCTGCGGTGCGTGGCCAAGTACGTGTACGACCACGGCATCGCCCGCAAGCCCCGGCTGCAACTCGAAACTGGCCGCGGCGTCCTCACGGTCGACCTGGAAGTCAAGAACGACAAAGTCGCCCGCGTCCGCGTGAACATGGGCGAGCCGATCCTGGAACCGGCCCGCATCCCGACCACTTTCGGCGGCACCCAGGTCGTGGACGCGCCGTTGACCGTCGGCGGGCAGACGTACGCCGTCACGTGCGTGTCGATGGGCAACCCGCACGCCGTCATTTACATCCCGGACGCGGCGGCCGTTCCACTGGAAGCCGTCGGCCCGGGCTTGGAAACGGCCCCCGTTTTCCCCCGCCGGGCCAACATCCATTTCGTTCAGGTTCATTCGCCGAACGAAGTCACGATGCGCACGTGGGAGCGCGGGAGTGGGATCACGCTTGCCTGCGGGACCGGGGCGTGCGGTGTCTGCGTGGCCGGGGTGCTGACCGGGCGGACCGGACGCAAGCTTCTCGCCCACCTTCCGGGAGGAGATCTGGAGTTGGAATGGTCGGCTGCCGATAACAACGTTTATATGACGGGGCCGGCAACCGAGGTGTTTAGCGGAGACTGGGCCGACTGA
- a CDS encoding HNH endonuclease signature motif containing protein — MLRERWVPGGFDLDHFRPIAIHPEKATDYDNLLYCCSTCNSAKRQQIIPDPIQHFSGESVIVNGDGLLIASTTEAKFIIEQLGLNRKRYQEFRQVWLKIVEILTSHPTAVSEVLRYPSDLPDLSTLRPPGGNRKPEGIEQSFHRRRERGELPDTY, encoded by the coding sequence TTGCTCCGCGAGCGGTGGGTTCCCGGCGGCTTCGATCTCGATCATTTCCGCCCCATCGCCATTCATCCTGAGAAAGCAACCGATTACGACAACCTTCTCTACTGCTGTTCGACGTGCAATTCCGCAAAGCGGCAACAGATCATTCCCGATCCGATCCAACACTTCTCGGGGGAATCGGTCATCGTAAACGGCGACGGATTGTTGATCGCCTCGACCACGGAAGCAAAATTCATCATCGAGCAATTGGGATTGAACCGAAAACGCTACCAGGAATTTCGCCAAGTTTGGCTGAAGATCGTGGAAATATTGACTTCGCATCCGACCGCGGTCAGTGAAGTGCTGCGTTATCCCTCGGATTTGCCCGACCTGTCGACGCTTCGACCGCCGGGAGGGAATCGCAAACCCGAGGGGATCGAGCAATCATTTCATCGTCGCCGCGAACGCGGCGAATTACCCGACACTTATTGA
- a CDS encoding serine hydrolase, whose translation MRFLAVVLLGLVALTGAARGQSATPPAEKYAAAVAELRTLIGHEVADKKLPALSIALVDDQQVVWAEGFGHQDRGHKTPATADTVYRVGSVSKLFTDVAIMQLVDAGQLDLDAPVTKYLPDFKPAVKPEYKPITLRMLMSHRSGLIREPPVGNYFDPTEPGLAKTVASLNGVDLVYPPGEKVKYSNAAIGVVGYVLEKTQKQKFEDYVRQRVLEPLGMTHSSFGPSPAVKAGLADAVMWTYHGREFRAPTFELGESPAGCMYSTVRDLAKFTSCLFAGGKAGDKPLLKPETLSEMFRLQYGKPDDARRFGIGFALSELDGKPRVGHGGAVYGFATELAALPEQKLAAVVVCSRDVANAVTTRLANDALRLMLAAKNGKPLPKLEKSTPLTPAEAQAIAGRYHSGDRSLTINDYAGQAHLLLGSGGFKVRLAKEGNDLVMDDTLVWGTKINRDGDKLVRGKLTFEKEPLPGLPADAPADWKGLIGEYGWDHNTLYIHERGGKLYALIEWVFFDELTDLGNDVFRFPDGSGGLYPGEKLVFTRDAAGRATKVEAAKIVFARRKIDGEGGETFRTPPIKPLTDLRKQALAARPPEEKGDFRKPEMVDLTTIDPTIKLDIRYATDNNFLSNPFYTSARAFMQRPAADAVGRVHAKLKDKGYGLLIHDAYRPWYVTKMFWDATPAHLHNFVANPAKGSRHNRGCAVDLTLYDLKTGQPIEMVSGYDEMTDRAYPEYPGGTSRQRWHRDLLRRAMEAEDFTVNEDEWWHFDYKDWKKYPIQNLTFESIK comes from the coding sequence ATGCGGTTTTTGGCTGTCGTGTTACTCGGCTTGGTCGCGCTTACGGGTGCGGCCCGCGGTCAGTCGGCGACGCCGCCGGCCGAAAAGTATGCAGCCGCGGTCGCGGAACTTCGCACCCTCATCGGCCACGAGGTCGCGGATAAGAAACTGCCCGCCCTCTCGATCGCCCTGGTCGACGACCAGCAGGTCGTCTGGGCCGAGGGGTTCGGCCACCAGGACCGCGGCCATAAAACGCCCGCCACGGCCGACACCGTCTATCGGGTCGGCTCCGTGTCCAAGCTGTTCACGGATGTCGCGATCATGCAACTCGTGGACGCCGGGCAACTCGACCTCGACGCCCCCGTCACGAAATATCTCCCGGACTTCAAGCCCGCGGTCAAGCCCGAATACAAGCCGATCACCCTACGGATGCTGATGTCGCACCGGTCCGGCCTCATCCGCGAGCCCCCGGTCGGGAACTACTTCGACCCGACCGAACCGGGCCTCGCGAAGACAGTCGCCAGCTTGAACGGCGTCGACCTCGTTTACCCGCCGGGCGAAAAGGTGAAGTACTCGAACGCGGCGATCGGCGTGGTCGGGTACGTGCTGGAAAAGACGCAGAAGCAGAAGTTCGAGGATTACGTCCGCCAGCGCGTGCTGGAACCGCTGGGCATGACGCATAGCTCGTTTGGCCCGTCGCCGGCGGTCAAGGCCGGGCTCGCGGACGCGGTGATGTGGACGTACCACGGCCGCGAGTTCCGCGCCCCGACGTTTGAACTCGGGGAGTCGCCGGCCGGGTGCATGTATTCGACCGTCCGCGACCTCGCGAAATTCACCTCCTGCCTATTCGCCGGCGGGAAGGCCGGCGACAAGCCGCTGCTCAAGCCCGAAACCCTGAGCGAGATGTTCCGTCTCCAGTACGGCAAGCCGGACGACGCCCGGCGGTTCGGCATCGGCTTCGCCCTCAGTGAACTCGATGGGAAGCCGCGGGTCGGGCACGGCGGGGCCGTCTACGGCTTTGCGACCGAACTCGCCGCCCTACCCGAACAGAAACTCGCGGCCGTCGTCGTCTGCTCGCGGGACGTGGCGAACGCCGTCACCACCCGGCTCGCCAACGACGCCCTGCGACTCATGCTCGCGGCCAAGAACGGCAAGCCGCTACCGAAGCTGGAAAAGAGTACTCCGCTCACGCCAGCCGAAGCTCAGGCGATCGCGGGCCGATACCACTCCGGCGACCGCTCGCTCACCATCAACGACTACGCCGGACAGGCGCACCTCCTCCTCGGTTCCGGCGGCTTCAAAGTGCGGCTCGCGAAGGAAGGCAACGATCTGGTCATGGACGATACCCTCGTATGGGGCACGAAAATCAACCGCGATGGGGACAAACTCGTTCGCGGCAAGCTGACGTTTGAAAAGGAACCGCTCCCGGGTCTCCCGGCGGACGCCCCCGCCGATTGGAAAGGGCTCATCGGCGAGTACGGCTGGGACCACAATACCCTCTACATCCACGAGCGCGGCGGCAAGCTGTACGCCTTGATCGAGTGGGTCTTCTTCGACGAACTGACCGACCTCGGCAACGACGTCTTCCGGTTTCCGGACGGTAGCGGCGGCCTCTACCCCGGCGAGAAACTGGTCTTCACACGGGACGCGGCCGGCCGGGCGACGAAGGTGGAAGCGGCGAAAATCGTGTTCGCGCGGCGGAAGATTGACGGCGAGGGCGGCGAGACGTTCCGGACGCCCCCGATCAAGCCGCTGACGGATCTCCGCAAGCAGGCGCTGGCTGCTCGCCCGCCGGAAGAAAAAGGCGACTTCCGCAAGCCCGAGATGGTCGACCTCACGACGATCGACCCGACGATCAAGCTCGACATCCGCTACGCGACCGACAACAACTTCCTGAGTAACCCGTTTTACACGTCCGCGCGGGCGTTCATGCAGCGGCCGGCGGCGGACGCCGTGGGCCGGGTCCACGCGAAGCTCAAGGACAAGGGCTACGGCCTCCTGATCCACGACGCCTACCGCCCGTGGTATGTGACCAAGATGTTCTGGGACGCGACCCCGGCCCACCTGCACAACTTCGTGGCCAACCCCGCGAAGGGCTCCCGGCACAACCGCGGCTGCGCCGTCGACCTCACCCTGTACGACCTCAAAACGGGGCAACCGATCGAGATGGTCAGCGGGTACGACGAGATGACCGACCGAGCCTACCCGGAGTACCCGGGCGGCACGTCCCGCCAGCGGTGGCACCGCGACCTGCTACGTCGGGCGATGGAGGCCGAGGACTTCACCGTGAACGAAGACGAGTGGTGGCACTTCGACTACAAGGACTGGAAGAAGTACCCGATCCAGAACCTGACGTTCGAGTCGATCAAGTGA